ttttccttcataaaaagttaaaaaatattcttctttgaaATTTGGCAATGAATGTTAGATCACTATGGGAAATCCTTTGACAATAAAATCCACACAGCTGAAGTTAGGATACAGATCTAAGTCACAGAGCAGATAACAAGTCATTTGAGGTCATTTGGACAACCTTTTGTCATCCAACCAGATTTTACCAAAACCATCCATTCTGTTCATTTCTAAAACACTAGCACAGTTGTCTTTTTCAGTTTGGTTGCAGCACTCCATGATGCAAGCAGACATGAATAGACTCGgtgagaaaaacagaaggaagcaTCATAAAATCAAtttggcttttttcccctctacttTTATTTTGCTAACTTTACCAACTGAATGATACCTGCAAATTAATTTTATCAAGAAAGCTTTTCCTCACCATACAAACAGCTTTCCTCATCACAGCCAGTAGGAAAATGAATCCTCCAAAGCTATTCTCTCCTGATTCTTGCTATACAATCCATACATCTGTGACAGTGTGCTGTCTCATTGAAAGCTCACAGCAAAAGCCAACATGATATAAATACACAGGAGCATACGGCATGCTGAGCTCTTCTCTGATAGCCCCAAATGATTCTAGGGCATATAGGCTTGACTGGGGGATACCCTGAGGGCTGACTATGACTAATGAAATACCAAATATATCTAATTAATTGCATTGCTCTGGGCTAATGAGAGACCAGAAATTTTCAAACCCTTTGAGATGGTCATATTTATATAGAATTGTGCTACATGCCTACTCCTTTATTTCTCCTGCCTATCTCTTTGGACAGCTTATGACACACTGATCCAAATCTAACCATTGGGATTCTTCTTGTGAACTCTAACTGTAGAAAGGGCCAGCATTATGGTGATTCCTGTCTTGCATTTCCTTAGATGCTGTGCATTTTGAGTAATCAGAATTAGAAAATGGTACGCTTAGCCTACATTATCAATAGGAGAGTTAGTCCGgataggattttaaaataattatcagcACACAAATTACACCCACGGATATCAGAAATGTTCCCCCCACAAGCACATATCCCAATGTAGTTAAAATTTTAGGTTTGATGATATTGAAGAGTGAAAGACTTACATTTTGAGGACATCTGATTGTTAATATTGGAATTACAGCCAATGCTCAATTTATCCATGGTATTACATGAGTTAGTACCATTCACACATTACTTAAAACTTTTGCAATTTGATTTCAATATTTTCCATCAGCAGTTCTTTATCAGAACTGGAAATATGAACTAATAATCTACTTCTCTTCCATATACTAGttatctttctaaaaagaaagaaaaaatggttgGTAGTAGGGTCATAGGGGAGAATGAAGAGGATAagagggagcagagaaaggaaataggAGATGTAAGGAGCAGGAGAAAAATGAGGTGAGCAGGCCTCAAGAAAAGGAAGTGGGAAGGGTGGTTTATAGAAGGCtactgagcaaaaaaaaaaaaaagaatgtaatgaaaaatgcaaattggTTTGTTGGATAATTGAGTGAATGGTATTTATACCTCATTTCTCTTCAAGAATCCACTGTTAATGATTTTCAGTAATGCATAATTTCAATATGGTATTCTGAACAGACCAACATATCTGTTAGATACAAAGTTATGGTGCTCACGATCTTAGGGCCTATTTGCATGCAAGAAGCTACACAGCCTTATTAGAGAATCAATAGCCTGTTGAGTTTTGTGGTCTCAGGTAAATTTTTACCATAACTTCCAAAGGAGTTGAGGTCCTCAAGTTCCTTAACATTTCTGTTTCAAAACAGAAATGTGTAGACTTCCTTTCGGCTAACATCCAATTTAACCAATAGCAAATTGAGCTAAATAAGAACAAATCTAAAGATATCTTGGGGAAGCATCCAGTATTTTTTGGATCCTCAAGCCAATCAAAAGGGAGAGAACAGAAGGTAGTGTAGGTGGAATAAATGGGGCCTAGTTGCTGGCTCGTCAAGTAAtcataatagtcaaaaaacataaaacaatcaatttgaaaaataactctGTTCATTTGATAGCTGGCAAAAGAACTCAGCAAAGAGCTAGCATAAAAGACAACGAGACTGCCTCTCAGCGGACTCACCTGTCTTTCCCagtttccttcttaaaaatgCCATCACAGTAACTCATGCGCTTCTCTGTGGTCACGTAAATTTGGGCATTCGGGTAGATGTCAACAGTCTTTTTCAGCATGTTGTAAACGATGCCATTGCCATCTTTCCTCATATTGCGGAAAGGGCCCCAAATGACATAAATAGTAGCATTTGCTTCCTTGAAAAAATAGTCAGGGTTTTTTAGCAAAAGAGGAACGCTGGTATGGGACACAACTCGAATCATTGTCATGCGGCCAACATCTTCTTCATAGCCCTTGGTGGGGGCATTGTTCATTCTCCAAATGCAGGATGACTGATCTATCTCATTCCCCACCTTCTGGCCAACCATCTGACCTGAGTTTGACACTATGGCGCAAAGGTCACAGTCCAGTTGCAAAGgctgaaaaacagagaaataagatGGGGGAGAGACATGTAAATTAGTGAATTCCAGCTATTTAAACAAGTTCctctgagaaaatgaaattcagataTTACATATTGCATGTAGCAGCTGAATGTGggattttttgaaatatatggaCCAATCCTACAGTAGCTACCACAGGTTTTCAAGCTAGGGACATGCttccatttaaaaagtgaatatagactttaagaaataattggggatccctgggtggctcagtggtttaaggcCTGCcaagcccaaggcatgatcccggggtactgggatcgagtcccacatcgggctccctgcacggagcctgcttctccctctgcctgtgtctctgcctctctctctctctctctctctcatgaataaataaataaaatctttaaaaaaaagaaataattttaatttctattcccTTGTGTTCGtctaaaattaaatggaaaaaatagtcatttgttttccattctaAATAATGACTTTTCATTCAAAACcataatttcaaatgaaataagGCAACAGGGAAAGATTTGATATCTTTAATAAGGATCGTggctaaaaaaagaaatgcaaaaggaatATATCCAGGCATCAATTCCgtattttacttatatgtatgAATAGATATGTAGCAGTTGATGAAACTAGGAAAAATTCAGCAAATCACAAGGTTCTGAAAATCTTTTTCAGACAAGAACTATTTAAGACAAGTCTCAGGCTggcaaaaattttataaaaatccttaaaaaattccCTGTGTCACCATGTTAACTGGCCTTTGTGTTTATGTCTATTTTAGATGGATATGGAAAGGCTTCTTTTAAGAACTCCGGGAAGGGATGTGCAGAGATAATCTCTAGTGCTGGTCTAACCACCTCCCTCTTGTCTTAAACCGATAAGGTAACAGACACTCACAGAGGGTAAGCACCAGCTCTCACAACTTGCAGATGATAGACTGAAATCTAGATCTGGTAACTCTAAACCCATTGCTCTTTCCATTATTCCCTGCATTCTTTCCTCCCAGGAGAACCAAATAAATTCCTTTTGCCACTTTCCTCCTACATGATAAAAGCCACTCTATCTTTTAAAACAGTGATAAAGGAGTGATGAACTCTGTTGATATAtatctttctcatcttccttctATGAGATTTCACATTTTGTATCTGACATTCAATCCTCTATTTTTATTGTGCCTATTGGTCATTGGTTCTTCTCACACTGGGTACTGCTCTCATTTTATTAGTTatgttgtattttattgtttaattgtGTCTTTCTACTATAGAGTAAACTCTGTAAGAATCAAtgtctgtctttttcattttaatctcatTTCCCAGAAGTCCTTGGATTACTATAGGAGCCCAGGATATAGTGGTTTAGTTAGGAGATGAGAGCAATCgaattaaaataattgattaaGAGCCTGAACACTGAACTTAGTATTAGGGAAGACATAGCCTTTCCCAAATTTGTTGAGAACTGTTGATTTAGATGAAAGAGAAACACAATCTGAAAGAAACCTATCAATATACAAACAGGTTCAATTTAGGTGGGTAAATGGAGAAGTAAAGTACCTCAGAAAAGTCACTTGTATAATTACCACCCAACTGTAGCAAGATGTCTTTCCTATCAATGGGAGGAATCCAAAGTAGTTATTGAGCAATAATAATGCGCCATGTTCTTGGGGTTGGGGATTATTCAGCTATGAAAGTTTTAAGCAAAAACCCCTGACCTCATAGATCTTACATTCCACTGAGGGGGGAAAAGGCAATTAATAAATCAGCATTGTATATAATAATGTTAGATGAAGATAGGTgttaaatagagaaaattaaagcaaGGAAGGAGGTAAGGAagcatctgtgtgcatgtgtgtgtgtgttggtggagTGATCAGAGAAGGCCTGGGAGGAGTGGGGAATGGTATGTGAGGGAAGACTTGAAGAAAGTAAGAGGGCTGGCAATGGGGACTTGGGgcggggcagagggtggggggcgTGGGTGCAtatttctgcaaaacaaaaccaaaagccacTGCAAACATCCCATGGTAGGAGAGGAACACAGGGAGCGCAGTGTGACCTGGGAGAGCATTGATTGAGGAGAGCCAGTGGGTACTGGAGTCAGAGAGATGACCAGAGAGACATCTCATAGGCTCCTTTACTCAGGGACCTTCGGAAGGCTCTGAATAGGGAAGTGGCTGATCTGTGTTATATTTTAACAGCATTGGCTGCTGTGGGGAAAACGACAAAAGGGAAATGGGTAGAAACCCAAACAGACTACTGCCACAATCATGACAAGAGATGATGGTTGGGTAGCAGAAGAGGTAGCAAGATGCTGCCCACGCGCTGAACAAATTCTGAAGGCAAAGCCTGTTGGGTTGACTAGTAAGATGGACTATGGGACCTGAGATACAGGGAGGAATTATGGAAAACTTCAAATTCTTAGTCTAAGCAACTGGAAGACTGGACCTGACTTTAAATGAGAAGGCAAAGGCTTTAGGAAGAGCAGGATCAGCAGAGGAAAACAAGCTCATTTCCAGATCTGTTAGATTAGAAATGCCTTGAACACAGACCTCCCACAGCTAATGTTATAACAAAACCACTCAAACTGCTTTAAACcactccccccccaaccccgatTATTGAAGTAATATGAGCTCATTgtggaaaacttgaaaaaaaatagattaaaaaattaaaactctccaTATTTCCACCATTTGACAACAATATTTCATGGTATTTTCCTCCTTCTAGATATATTAGACAGGTTGAGAAATAACTATTTACAAAATTTAGCAACCTTGCTTTTCCAATTAATTTCACATCATTAAAATTTCCTATGCCATGCAAACAGTCCTtagagatgtattttttaaagttttatttatctgttttgtagAGGAGGgacagaatgagaagaaaatctttaagcagactccccctgagtcCAGAGtacaaggtggggctcaatcccaggacccaggagatcgtgacctgaaccaaaaccaaaagtcagacacttaaccaactgagccacccaggcacctccccttAGAGATACTTTTAATGCTGATtcaatattccattatgtggacATACCATAATGTACCTACTTGCCTTCTGCTGGGCATTTGgctattatctgatttttttctgttataaaaatTGCTTTAATCAACATCCTTGTCTTTCCAACTGCATTTTGGATGCTAGCAGTTACTAGGTTCATCTAGCTTtacttcttttagtttttattgcgCACCTGTGAAATATGCTAGAGGGACAAACGTTCCCgttcaatcttaaaaagaaggatTTTGAAAAAACTTGACTTGTTAAGTAAACAAAAGTCCACTTAggtgtcttttttccccccctgtaTAAAAAGAGAGTTATTGAGCTGTTAGAATCACGTAGGGTTTGAATAGGGCCAGACATTAAACAACATAGGCTCAGGTATGGACTGGACGTGCCGCTGAGGTGTCACCATTTATGCAGTGACTTAAAACTCCACTATCAAAAGGACTGTCCATCACCCCTGCTACAATAAGATTTCTGAACAGCAGGTCAGAATAGGTCTGCTCGAGGTGCGTGAGCATATTAGGGCACTTGGAAATGGGGTGATGCCATAGTGAAGACTTCCTTGGTGGTCAGATGGGGGTGTAAGAGGATGCCTCTTGGGACGGGATAGTGATCTAAGACCTTCACGCATCTAGGAGCCTACGGTTTTTCAGGGCAATAAGGAAGAACACGGTATTTTTCTTGCCGAACGATTTGCAGCAGGGCCAACATACATTACACTTAGCTAAGTCCTCCAAACCCACTTAGAGTCATGCAAATCAATGCCTGATTTAAACTGTGTGTGTCATATGGCACACTCCAACTTATCACCAAGTTGCATATGGTACAGGGAGGTTACATTCCATTTTCTGTTCCAAGAAGTTGCTTCACTgtataataaaagcatttttggGTATGGCctccacaaattaaaaaaaaataataaaaaaaaaagagatagagccTCGGATGTGCTCTAATCTACAAATCTGCATCAGATTTCCTAGTCGTTGAGTGAATTAGCTGGTTGTGCTGTAACAAGCCTTAATTTAATAAGAATCAGCAAACTGGTTTCACTTGACAATTGTAACCTCTGAAAGTGATCAATTAAGACATCACAATCTGTTTCATGACAACATATCAGAATGCCGCAGCTGTGCAGATTATGAGGTCAGCAGCTGACTAACAACTTGAAGGCAAACGTTGGCAACCACAGCCTCTCGTTTATGTAACAAATACGTAAAGGGGCACAGTGCTAGGAACCTAATGGTTTGGGGAATAGGTGGTGACCTTTAAATCGCCCCTTTCTTCTATATATTGTCACCATGGCCAGAGCTGGAAGAGCCTTCCACGTACCTCTCCTGCTTGGCCACCATCCTGCCTCGCTGCCTGATGTCGTCCTAAACGAGGTACCAGGAGACATGGTTGCACACGGTGACTGCTCCACCTGCCACCTGGTTGCAGGGACCATTTTCTAGCATGCTAGGAGAGCCGGGCTGGATGCATAGAACATTCCTAATCATAATCAGAAGCCTCAGGTAACACCAAGAGCTTGCTAAGGCCCAAGGGACTCATTTATATGTTTGAAGACACTTCAAACTACAGTAAGccatgataaaaaagaaagaaatacctaGGCACGGATGGACGGTTTGACCCAAGAGTCACTCTTATCTGGTTATCTCAGTTCCTTTTATTAGCTTTATCGCTGCATCTTGTGATCTTAACTTCCTTTGTTAAAATGTATGCTGTTTCTTGGACTCGTTTATATTATTTGACTTGGGGCCCTTGCTCGAAAATGTATTCCATATGTCTCCACTCGCTCGGTTCTGCCTCGGTAAGCAGTTTCCTCCCAGAATGAGGCCCTGGATTTTCTGAGACCTTTGGAAAGATTTAGTCAGCTCCACTTTATCAAACTCTATCTTAATTTGGAATTCCCCTTTTTAGCTGACTTGtcctttactttttgtttcttttcattaaaaacaaacttgaCCTCTTCATCTTTTTCTCATGTACACTCAAAGCATCATCAAACCAAATGTTTTGGTTGGGCTTGCGAGGTGTCTATCAACTGAGATCGCCACAAATATTCAACCAACTGTGTCTGGGCAACTGTGTCCCTGTTAAAAGAGAGCCCACAAATATAAAacaagtcctttttaaaaaaaataatattttatttattggggcacctgggtggctcagtggattaaacatctgtcttaggctcaggtcatgatgctggggtctgggattgagccctgtgtcgggctccctccctgttgagcagaaagcctgcttctccctctccctctgctgctccccatgcttgtgctctctctgtcaaataaataaaatctttaaaaaataaagattttatttattttagagaggggggggagagaatacaagtgggggaggggcagaaggagaagcagactccccactgagcagggagcctgatgtgggactccatcccaggaccccgggatcatgacctgagatgaaggcaggcacttaaccagctgagccacctaggtgcccccaaacacatccttttatttaaagcctaaaatgttgattttttaaaaaagattttatttatttattcatgagagccacagagagagagagagagagagagagagagaggcagacacagacagaggaagaagcaggctccatggagggagcccgatgtgggactcgatcctgggtctccaggatcacgccatggggtgaaggcggcgctaaaccactgagccacccggatttcttttttaatggtaaGATCACTATATCTGATTTGGGTATTTCTCCCTTGCACAAGTATATAAGTTCTATATCTGCATATCTGGCTATGAACACTGGGCTTGGGGAAAGTTAAGAATTTGGCGGCATCTATTAAAGAACCAAGTAATTTTTACTTAGTACTTATTCTGTGAAAGGCACCATgaaggataaaataattttagaattctaaTCAGTGTGAGCTTTTAATCTCAGTACACAGCTCTGAGGCATAGCAGAGTTTGATGATTAACTAGGGTCAATTCATACACTACTTTAAAGGCCTAAGGGATTGCCTTGAAAAACAAGCCCTTTCTCTGCTAAAATGAATCATGACATTTGCTTCCTTACAAGAAAAAAGGACTTGACTCCTGTCTGGGGCACAGGGAAAGGATgcgagggggaggaagggaagaaacagaGTGAGAAAGACATCTAAGCAAAGTGTATTATACTTATTGATAGAAACTTGATTGAACACCTATCATAGGCCATTCATCCTGCCAAGCAGTTTATTACATTATTCCATTCATCCTCATAATAAATTCTTCATAAGttggattgtttttatttcctattacAGAGTTGAGGAAATTGAGATGAATATTATACCCAGTGAGAACTAGACATCTTTCAGGTTAAAAGAAGCATATGTTATCTTTCATAAAAATACACTCTCAGCACTAAGAAGGGagagatattaaagaaatatttatttttactttgcacTATTTCTAATATACATTTGGGAAAACATCTCAAAATCTCCTtcactattaaaattatttatattaaattgcaAATTAATGCTTTTAAGCATCTTGGTGGTCAAGAATTTCACCAAAAGAGGACAAGGTTTTTCAATTGATGAAAGGAATTCCTCAGGAATATTAGGGTTTGTACATGAGCAGAATTAACCTCTCTTCTCTGGCAATGGTATTAGCATGGCATAAGAAATTATGTAGAAAATTTATTCGTATTACTTTTGATTTGAAATCTGGCTGAAACATCAGTTGAATATAAACTAATCATGATCAATTTTATTAGCCTCGAATGGTCCTCCATATCTttacttaatttgtttttcaaaactttttcataACAGCAGCGAATTGTATCTCTTTTGGAAGCATTAAGTGATTACAGTCCATGTCTGAAGGAAAAAAGGCCATGGCAGCTGATGTTTTCAGAAGCTGATCTCCGTGGCTAAAGGTAATATCTCCCCCTGCATGAAAACCTCCTTGAGGTAAATGATCTTTAAAAGCAAGTccttgggggcgcctgggtggctcagtggttgagtacctgcctttggctcagggcgtgatcccaaagtcctgggatcgagttctacatcatgcttcctttggggagcctgcttctccctctgcctttgtctcttcttctatctgtctctctcatgaataaataaataaaatcttaaaaaaaaaaaacaaaaccaaacaagtcCTTGGGATTCAAAGTTAGCTCAAGATTGCCAAGCCATTCTCTAAGTCATGAGTCATTTTTCCTCTCTGTACTCATGAAGATTCCAGAACACTGGCTGATTGGGATACTATATCCCTAACTATAGGTCCTTTTACAGCCATGgcaaattttatttgtattctatTACAAGCTTAAGTGCTTAGCATGAATATGAATCTTGTTTGCAAAAATGCTGAAGAATGAAAGCCCAGGAAACTCAAGAAGATCCTTTACTCCTGATCCTATGGGGAAGGGTGGGAGAAAGGTTGGCTATTCTTTACTGCTTTTGAAGAATCTGTGGCATCTTAATAATTAGCTTTATTTTCCtgtgtttaaatattatttctatggGCCCTAGAAACCAATTTATCATGATATGCCCAATTGATCCTttcctggcttaaaaaaaaaaaaaaaagaaagaaaaaaaccgaATGAACAAATCACCCACTCTGATTGGCATGAGTTTATCAACAAGtttatgttttgttatttttcagtcACTTTTCTCCTCAGATTAGTATACATACAAAGAACTCTTCTGTTTCTCTGCGCCAAgcttacacacacatatacacacacacgtgcatgcacacacacgtggtTACCCTCATCCAGCTCATGAGACTGCTCACTCTCCTAAGCCACTTTTTTCATCCTGCTCCTCACCAACTGCTCTGGAAAattccccctctctcttctttgggTAAGAACCTGACATATTGTCATGTCTTTTTTGAATGATATATTGGGACAACTGCCAAGCACTTTACATTTTAATCagcaagaagaatgaaatatttaacctttacttttttctctctgtgaatAAGCTTATAGACAAGATAATTAGAGCCTATAGAATAGATAATTAAAATCTGCGAATTAAAACTTGCAAAAACAGTGTGGCTTCCCCAGCAAAGAGAAATGGCCATGTATGAAAGGTCACCTGTCAACTAGTTCTAGTTATTAAATCTCTGCATTTATCACTAAGGTGGCTCTATGGAAAACGAAGGTCAAGACATTAAATTATGAAACAGTGTGGATTAGAAAAGGTCACCAAAAACTCAAGTAAAATTTAACCAAACCTGCTAATTCTGCCCCCGGAAGGAAGCAGACACAGCAAGGGATGACACCTAACACCTGGAAAGTGCTAATCTCTTTCCCGGAGCTTAGCCCCACACAGAATATGAATTTCTATTTGATGTCTTGAAGTCTAAAACAAAACTTGCTCATCTCAAATAAAAACAGGAGCTTcgataaatatttcagaatgaaaaTCATGTTGGAATCGAACTAGCTTAAATTATTAAGAACATTGTTTTACACTACTCTAATGGTTGCTTTCATTTCAACCGTAagaatgcaatttaaaatattggCCATGGGGCACTCCTGGCACCCTAAATGCTTTACAGGACAATTAGCAACTCACCACTCACTAATTTACTACTTTAATATTGAAACAAATGGGATCTTTGCTTTTCATCATCCAATTTGAATGAATCTGAACAAAGCAAGTTGAACAAAGCTCCAGAGATGCACTCTTCAGTTTGCTGtcatttcctcctctcctcttcatgAATGTCTTTAGAGTTTTAGTTTTAGAGGCTTCAACATGTATAATGATGCCATTGGGGAATAGATTTTGCCTTTATTCTCCTTGATGTTCTTTTGAGGTCTTTCAAGTGAAAGGTACAAAAGAGGCATTAACAATCTGGCATTGTTTTTATTgcttgacaaagaaaaaaatgtattttaatttttcccgTGTTTCAGGAATGATTAAGCAAGCTGTTTTCATCTACACCGAGTCACTTTCAGCAGACCTCTAACTGTGAGCAAAGAATTGTGAAGACTGTTCTAGAGAGAAATCAGCACAGTGCAACCAAGCCAGCCTGTAAATGTACTtccttgcccctctctctctctacaaacCAGCATCTCTGTTAATGCAGCTTTCAAAAGCAGTGTATATAAATCACACACTACGAGTACCAGCACATAAAAAGACAGATTTGATAACCCACAGTTTGGCTCTGATTCTCTGTGGATTTGGGATATGGCATTTACCTTGATTCCTACCTGGTGGCATTACATCTAAGCATAAAACTTAATATGGGGGtacataaaaatgttaatgtcaagaaataattctaaaacagGCAACATAAAGCTATGTTTCTCAGTTGCCGTATAtgatgtgttctttttatttggaAGTTCCTTGAGG
The genomic region above belongs to Vulpes lagopus strain Blue_001 chromosome 3, ASM1834538v1, whole genome shotgun sequence and contains:
- the ST6GALNAC3 gene encoding alpha-N-acetylgalactosaminide alpha-2,6-sialyltransferase 3 isoform X3; the protein is MACILKRKSMIAVSFIAAFLFLLVVRLVNEVNFPLLLNCFGQPGTKWIPFSYTYRRPLRTHYGYINVRTQEPLQLDCDLCAIVSNSGQMVGQKVGNEIDQSSCIWRMNNAPTKGYEEDVGRMTMIRVVSHTSVPLLLKNPDYFFKEANATIYVIWGPFRNMRKDGNGIVYNMLKKTVDIYPNAQIYVTTEKRMSYCDGIFKKETGKDRSLLVSSAFASDPKLYRLSRGITSFSLLALRFLVLKWEIRDWES
- the ST6GALNAC3 gene encoding alpha-N-acetylgalactosaminide alpha-2,6-sialyltransferase 3 isoform X4; this translates as MACILKRKSMIAVSFIAAFLFLLVVRLVNEVNFPLLLNCFGQPGTKWIPFSYTYRRPLRTHYGYINVRTQEPLQLDCDLCAIVSNSGQMVGQKVGNEIDQSSCIWRMNNAPTKGYEEDVGRMTMIRVVSHTSVPLLLKNPDYFFKEANATIYVIWGPFRNMRKDGNGIVYNMLKKTVDIYPNAQIYVTTEKRMSYCDGIFKKETGKDSLRHGGPCKNRGLRSLSSFPRILRSA
- the ST6GALNAC3 gene encoding alpha-N-acetylgalactosaminide alpha-2,6-sialyltransferase 3 isoform X5; the protein is MACILKRKSMIAVSFIAAFLFLLVVRLVNEVNFPLLLNCFGQPGTKWIPFSYTYRRPLRTHYGYINVRTQEPLQLDCDLCAIVSNSGQMVGQKVGNEIDQSSCIWRMNNAPTKGYEEDVGRMTMIRVVSHTSVPLLLKNPDYFFKEANATIYVIWGPFRNMRKDGNGIVYNMLKKTVDIYPNAQIYVTTEKRMSYCDGIFKKETGKDRC